The sequence tatacaaataaataactaatttagaacatttatactatatttttagctatttataagcctactattaatatggttttaataacaTATGATgtatagattactagtatcaagacaaATGATTATAATTGAagatatacttaattacaagaattaaagtgtgacaaattgCTAAATATTCTATAGGctatgatgatttacctgctggcttgctggagctttgtattcatgtttgcaatatTGAACTGtctttagcagcctcccttcggtcttgtcttcttttttttgtgaaggcattttttattttatttttttgtctacaaagtgtgcTAACAACAGAAAATTTGGTgttatctatattagatctgatcaggtacaataatttgatgagacattctaattctaaggacatggatattttgtacaacacttttatgttgattattagtaactcaaatcTCTTTCTttaaacctctctacctaaccaTCGATCGCGCGCATCcgccacatttgtagtttttctaacgcgTTTCATTCGTAGTTTGTAGTCGGCCGAGTCAATACcgacaaatacaaacaaactaccaactaattactaatttaGCGGATCAACCTCTGACTGTAATGTGGATCGAAATGCATCTACCTGGTAATGCAACGACCTTCGGGGACTGTGGTCTCCACTCTCCAAAGAGCAGCACACAGGTTGTGAGTGATGTTGCGGAGAGGGCGGGAAACACGGAGCAGATTAGCGGAATCAGTGGATATTTAGCGGAGCGGTAACAGACAGCTTTGAGCTGGGGTGATggggggattggtgagaggggcacctcagccgatgagggcaaaggggcagtggctctatcCACCGGGCCACCCTCTGTGCACGGCCATGGTCCTGAATACTTGGTCCAAATACCGTTCCAGTCTTCCGTGCGCGTTCTTCCCcctgatattaaatattaaaagcttTGACCTATTCACAGTTTTActgtgcagattttttttttttttttttttttttttttagcggaTCATTGTTTTGTAATAACAACTTTAGCGACCACTGATTTTTACAGTTTGCATTTATCTTATTATGCTTTAATTCCTTCTTTTGGATGACTTTGTTTGCCGTTTTATTAGATTATTCAAGTGTTGGTTGAGGCTACTAAGTAATATTATTGTGGTGTATTTTTGCTTCGCTTTTGTATTGGATTAGTTTGAATATTACTGTTGCTGTTGTGTCATCTCAATACATTGTTATTTCTCACTTTAAATCTTATGCAAGTAAAATTTTTCTAGTAGGCTTTGGCATAGTTTTAACACATGGTGTCACTACAGACCGTCAGATAAAGGTTTAATCTTTACTCTgaagcccctctctctctctctctctctctctctctctctcggaatcttggtgttagtgtgtgtgcatttcaGACAAGATGGTTTCTATTTCGTCTTGTGTTTCCTGAATGCAAAAGAGAAATACTCGTGTTTACCCGTTTTTTCTGTCTTCAGGCCACTTGTGAATGATCATCATGGTTTTTAAGGGATATTGCAATTGTGGATTTATATTCTTCCTTTTTTTGCTGGATTCTGCGTTTTCTCAGATCGTCTATTCTGTACCGGAAGAGGTAAATAAGGGGACAGTTGTTGGGAATATAGCGAAAGACCTAAACATGAATGTTCACGAACTGGAATCTCGTATGTTTGAGATTGTGACTGGAACGAATAAGAAGTATTTTGATGTAAATCTGAAAACTGGCGTGCTGTTTGTTAATGAAAGAATTGACCGCGAAGAGTTATGCTTGATTCAGAAATGCTCTTTGAATATAGAGGCCGTTGCTAAAAATCCTCATCGTCTTTACAGAGTGGAGATTAAGATCTTGGATATAAACGACAATGCGCCACATTTTCCTGTTAAAGAATTTACTTTGAATATTACCGAAATCGCAAGCCCTGGAGAGAGATTTCCTCTCCCTGTAGCCGAGGACTCTGATGTTGGCAGTAATTCGCTGAAAGAGTACAAACTGAGTCCGAATGAACATTTCAGTCTAGATACACAGAGTGAAGACCAGAGTGTGTCTGCTGAGTTAGTGCTGAACAAGGCTTTAGATCGAGAGAAGCAAGCGACAATTAAGTTAGTTCTCACTGGAGTAGATGGAGGAAAGCCACCTAAATCgggaacattaaatatttttataaacgtCATGGATGTTAATGACAATAATCCCGTGTTTAGTCAACCTCTTTACAAAGTCAAATTGAGGGAAAATGTTGCTACTGGTACTACAATTTTATCTGTGTTTGCTTCTGATTTGGATGAAGGAATAAACCGCGAAATTCAGTACTCGATTGTTGGTCATGTGAAGAAGCAAGACCTATTTACCATTATCCCCGAAACTGGAGATATTGTTGTAATAGGGCAAATAGATCACGAGGAAAATCCAGCGATTGAGTTACGAGTTCAAGCGAAAGATAAAGGCAGCCCACCAAGAAGCAcacaatgtaaaattttaatagaAGTTGTGGATGAAAATGACAATGCACCAgaaataattgtgacttttctcCTGGAGAATGTGAAAGAAGACACAAAGTCAGGAACTGCAGTTGCTTTAGTCACAGTGTCTGATAAAGATGGAGGTAAAAATGGCATTGTACACTGTGCACTGATAGGCTCATTTCCTTTCAAACTGGAGACGTCATATAACAATCATTATTCTCTAGTGGTAAATGGACCGCTGGACAGAGAGAGTATTTCTCTGTATAACATCACAATTACAGCTGCAGATGAAGGAACCCCGTCTCTTTCCAGCAGCACTGTTATAACTGTACATATCTCTGATGATAATGACAATGCTCCATATTTTCCAGCACCCGTTATTAACGCTTTTCTAAGTGAGAATGGTCAAGCTGGAGGTCTCGTGACAAAAGTGTCCGCTGATGATTCAGACACTGGTGAAAACGCAGAACTTTCATATTCACTGTTAGACAGTTCCAGCTCCAGTGTTCCTATAACAACACTGataaatataaatgctttaaGTGGAGAAATATTCAGCTTGCAATCATTTAATCACGAAGAAACAAAAAGATTGCAGTTTCAAGTTATGGCAACAGACTCTGGTGTTCCTCCTCTGAGCAGTAATGcgactgtaaatgtgtttattctgGATGAGAATGACAACAGTCCGGTTATTTTACCGCCTTATTCTGAACTTGGatcagttaatagtgagaacatTCCCTACTCTGCTGAAGCGGGATACTTTGTAGCCAAGATCAGAGCTGTTGATGCTGACTCTGGATATAACGCACTTCTGTCTTATAATCTAACTGAACCCAAAGGAACGAATCTCTTCCGCATTGGAAGCAGCAATGGAGAAATAAGGACTAAGAGACAAATGAGTGACAATGACTTAAAAACTCACCCACTTCTTATCACAGTGTCTGATAATGGAGAGCCATCACTCTCAGCGACTATGTCCATTGATGTTGTGGTTGTTGAGAGTCTGGATGACATAAAGACATCATTCAGAGAAGTTCCTGTTAAAGAGGAGAGTTTTTCAGATCTGAATCTGTATCTGCTCATCGCTATTGTCTCAGTATCAGTCATATTTTTACTGAGTCTGGTGGGTTTGATAGCAGTTAAATGCTACAAGACAGACGGCAGTTTCAGCAGGTACAGCGCTCCAGTGATCAGCACACATCCAGACGGAAGCTGGTCTTTCTCTAAATCCACACAGCAGTACGACGTGTGTTTTAGTTCCGACACGATAAAGAGTGATGTAGTCGTTTTCCCCTCGCCATTTCCGCCAGCAGACGCAGAACTGATCAGCATTAATGGAGAAGATACTTTTACACGAACCCAAACTCTTCCGAGCACTGAGAAGGTAAGAAGATTTTGGAAccctagttgtgtttttttttttttttttttttttttttttaaagaaagaaagacaaagttATAATTCAATTCTTTGGAGATTTATGtaagtatgtttatttgttttttatttactcatttattgtTTTAGTAGTTAATGCGTTGGATTTGAAATTACGTTGGATTTGTGTCAAACTGTTACTGTCgcttcttttaattaatttcgCTGAACTAAATTCCATTGCCTTTGTCTCGTTGCTATTATTAAGTGGCAGAAAAAAGACAAGTATAAATAAATGGTATTagacaaaatgcaataaaatgtgctttatgaaTAACAAAGACAATATCGAAGTCTTAAGGTGGTGTTATCCTATAACAgttttcagcaccatggacaacGAACATTTCGTCCTCGCTTTTCTTTCCGTACATTTTGGTCATCTCGGTTAGATgttgatacatttattttgtctgaTTCCTACAACCAGCAGAATGTATTCGCTTTTTAACAAGTTCTGGGGATATTTACAGACGTAAGTAAGTTGATTGCATTTATACTTTGCAATTAACCAATTCCATT is a genomic window of Cyprinus carpio isolate SPL01 chromosome B10, ASM1834038v1, whole genome shotgun sequence containing:
- the LOC109098989 gene encoding protocadherin alpha-2-like isoform X5, whose protein sequence is MIIMVFKGYCNCGFIFFLFLLDSAFSQIVYSVPEEVNKGTVVGNIAKDLNMNVHELESRMFEIVTGTNKKYFDVNLKTGVLFVNERIDREELCLIQKCSLNIEAVAKNPHRLYRVEIKILDINDNAPHFPVKEFTLNITEIASPGERFPLPVAEDSDVGSNSLKEYKLSPNEHFSLDTQSEDQSVSAELVLNKALDREKQATIKLVLTGVDGGKPPKSGTLNIFINVMDVNDNNPVFSQPLYKVKLRENVATGTTILSVFASDLDEGINREIQYSIVGHVKKQDLFTIIPETGDIVVIGQIDHEENPAIELRVQAKDKGSPPRSTQCKILIEVVDENDNAPEIIVTFLLENVKEDTKSGTAVALVTVSDKDGGKNGIVHCALIGSFPFKLETSYNNHYSLVVNGPLDRESISLYNITITAADEGTPSLSSSTVITVHISDDNDNAPYFPAPVINAFLSENGQAGGLVTKVSADDSDTGENAELSYSLLDSSSSSVPITTLININALSGEIFSLQSFNHEETKRLQFQVMATDSGVPPLSSNATVNVFILDENDNSPVILPPYSELGSVNSENIPYSAEAGYFVAKIRAVDADSGYNALLSYNLTEPKGTNLFRIGSSNGEIRTKRQMSDNDLKTHPLLITVSDNGEPSLSATMSIDVVVVESLDDIKTSFREVPVKEESFSDLNLYLLIAIVSVSVIFLLSLVGLIAVKCYKTDGSFSRYSAPVISTHPDGSWSFSKSTQQYDVCFSSDTIKSDVVVFPSPFPPADAELISINGEDTFTRTQTLPSTEKPKGPNADWRYSASLRAGVQSSVHMEEASAVMQGAQGMLVQNWPTVSSAADGEGEGQLSPPVGAGINSNSWSFRYGAGPGYGPPQALKPGEIPPEAFIIPGAPAIISIRQDPGAVDDKGEFITFGKKEESKKKKKKKKEKKDKKDKGKDDGEE